One Gimesia aquarii DNA segment encodes these proteins:
- a CDS encoding polymorphic toxin-type HINT domain-containing protein: MSLLATLLFSGSLLWMAAPKTYTTTALKTPVVASDDVPLTSKRIQNIQPGQWVKADNPAEEDDTEFGKDVDPATRKLLTLDAPKLDGTLANVSLLRPEQWLAQQSAKVGGTVYISVPECGIDGNATVLAIEACPPIAADPGPGFQVVTGTFQHQAAKILDIVVDGESKPIGTTPNHPFWSVDREEFVRADSLTVGERLQSLNGITTVTNITPRGPPEPVYNLEVQVKHTYYVAESSVLVHNGTGLCKNAKYIVLGEGMESIK, encoded by the coding sequence GTGAGCCTTTTAGCAACGCTGCTCTTCTCAGGCAGCCTGCTCTGGATGGCGGCTCCTAAGACTTATACTACGACTGCTCTGAAGACGCCCGTTGTTGCTTCAGACGACGTGCCTTTGACTTCGAAACGGATTCAGAATATCCAACCCGGTCAATGGGTCAAAGCCGACAATCCTGCCGAAGAGGATGATACGGAGTTCGGGAAAGACGTTGATCCGGCGACCAGGAAGCTGCTGACACTCGATGCTCCCAAACTGGATGGGACGCTCGCCAACGTCAGTCTGTTACGCCCCGAACAGTGGCTAGCTCAACAGTCGGCTAAGGTTGGTGGCACCGTTTATATCTCTGTCCCCGAATGTGGCATCGATGGCAACGCCACAGTGCTGGCAATTGAAGCCTGTCCACCCATTGCTGCTGACCCCGGCCCCGGTTTCCAGGTCGTTACCGGTACCTTCCAACATCAGGCTGCCAAGATTCTGGATATCGTCGTTGATGGTGAATCAAAACCGATCGGCACCACGCCAAACCACCCCTTCTGGAGTGTCGATCGCGAAGAGTTTGTCAGAGCAGATAGCCTGACAGTGGGAGAGCGTTTGCAATCATTAAACGGCATTACAACAGTCACCAACATCACCCCCCGCGGTCCGCCCGAACCAGTTTACAATCTCGAAGTCCAAGTCAAACACACCTACTACGTTGCTGAATCTAGTGTGCTGGTTCATAATGGAACGGGGTTATGTAAAAATGCAAAATATATTGTATTAGGAGAAGGAATGGAAAGTATTAAGTAA